GTAATTCGCGATGAATGTGTCGATCTTGTTGATCAGATCCTTCACGCTGGTGAACGAGCCACGGCGGATTGCCCGCGTGGTGATGATCGAGAAGAAGCGCTCGACCTGATTGAGCCAGCTTGAATAGGTCGGAACGAAGTGCATGTGCCAGCGAGGCCGCTCGGCCAACCAAGCGCGCACCTTTGGATGCTTGTGGCTGGCGTAGTTATCAGCTATGCAGTGCACATCCAGTTCGTCGGGCACTGCCTTGTCGATGGCGCGCAGGAAGGCAAGGAACTCTTGATGACGATGCCGGGGCCGGCACTGCGCGATCACTTGGCCATTCATCACGTTCAGGGCCGCGAACAAGGTGGTGGTGCCGTGGCGCACGTAGTCGTGCGTGACACCTTCGACATAGCCAAACCCCATTGGCAGCATCGGCTGCGTACGCTCCAAAGCTTGGCATTGGCTCTTCTCGTCCACGCACAGCACCAGCGCGTTGTCAGGTGGGTTCAGGTACAGCCCCACAACGTCGCGCAGCTTCTCGATGAACAGCGGATCGGTCGACAGCTTGAAGCTGTCGGCCCGGTGCGGCTTGAGGTTGAAGGTCTGCAGATAGCGCGCCACCGTGCTCTTGCTGATGCCCGTATCGGCGGCCAGCGTGCGGGTGCTCCAGTGGGTACCCCCATCAGCAGGCTTGGTGTGCAACGTCTTGGTAATCAACTCAGCAACACGCTCGTCATCTACCGTGCGGGGGCGACCCGGGCGCAACTCGTCGTAAAGCCCTGCAATGCGATGGCGCGCATAGCGCCCGCGCCACTTGGTGACAGTGCTACGACTGATCCCCAGAGCCTGCGCAACCGCGGTGCTGGCTTTATCTGTGCCTTCGCAAGTCAGCACGATGCGCGCCCTGAGCGACAACGCCGCTGGCAGCGAACGTGATCGCGCCATGGACGTCAGTTCCGCGCGCTCCACTTCACTAAGCGCAATTTCTGTTCGGGTCGTTGCATTGGGCATGGCGGCACCTCAAGGATGGCCCGAAACCATGCAGCTATCGTGCCTGCGAATTAACGGGACAGGACACTAGTGCCCTGCGCCGCCTGCCCATTCAAGCCGTGCATGCCTCTGCGGATGCATTTCGTTGCCGGTGTGCAGCGTGTGCAAACCTGTGGCAACCGCGGGAAAACCTCCGGTAAAGCAGGGCCGCCCCGGGACCGGGCCCCGGCAAATTGCGGCACCATGCGGGCATGTTCAACCTTTTCGAAAGGCTGGAAATGTCGCGAGACGCTTCGACCCTGCATTCCTTCCCCGGCCGCGCTGCCGCCGCGGGAACCCCCATCACCGCTTCGACCGCTCCCACACCCCGCCGCCTGCAGGGCCTGGCCGCCGCGTGCGTGGCCGTCCTCCTGGGCGCCGCATCGCTGGGCGCCGAAGCCCAGCCGCGCGACGACCGGCATGAGCAGCGCCATGGCCAGCGCCACGGCGGCCGGCACGACGACCGCCGTGGCCCGCCGGCCTACCGCCACCCGGGCCCGCCGCCGCAGGCCTACCACGGCGGCCCGGTGTACCGGCCCGGACCGCCGATGGTGCACCCCGGCCATCCGCAGATGCACGGCCGGCGCGGCGTCGGCCCGCAGCACAACTGGTACCGCGGCAGCCGCGTGCCGCCCATGTACCGCTCGCACCATTACGTGGTGAACAACTGGCGCCACCACCACCTGGCGCCCCCGCCGCGGGGATACCACTGGGTGCAGAACGGGCCGGACTACCTGCTCATCGCCATCGGCACCGGGGTGATCGCGCAGATCGTCTTCCAGTAGGCCGCTGGCCTGCACCTGGGCCGAGGGGCCCGATGCCGGCGCACCCCGCCGGTCAGTAGCTGCGGCCGCCCTTGTACATGGCGTGCTGGCGCCGGTTGAGCGTGGCTGCCTCGCCCAGGCGCGCCATGGCCGCCCCCGCATGCGCGTGGGTGATGGCCATGCCCAGCGCATCGGCCGCGTCGGAGCCGGGCAGGCCCGGCAGGTGCAGCAGCCGTCGCACCATCTCCTGCACCTGGGTCTTGGCGGCCCGGCCGTGGCCGACCACGGCCTTCTTCATCTGCAGCGCGGTGTACTCGGCCACCGGCAGGTCGCTGGCCACCAGCGCGGTGATGCAGGCGCCCCGCGCCTGGCCCAGCAGCAGGGTGGACTGGGGGTTCACGTTCACGAAGACGATTTCCACCGTGGCCACGTCGGGCTGGTAGCGCGCCACCACCTCGGTGATGCCGTCGAACAGCACCTTGAGCCGGCCCGGCAGGTTGCCCAGTGCGAGCGCCGTGGTGCGGATCGTGCCGCTCGCGACGTAGCTCAGCGCGTGGCCGTCCACATCCACCACGCCGAAGCCGGTGGTCTGCAGGCCGGGGTCGATTCCCAGGATTCGCATGTGCTCACTTATTCATAGCATCGAGGGCAATAAGTTCTAGGGCATGGGGCCGATTTCGCCTACAAGCCGAAGTACCAGCGCACGGAGTGGAAGAACACCGGCGCCGCAAAGCACAGCGCGTCCACCCGGTCAAGCAACCCGCCCGCGCCCGTGACCGACTGGCCCTGCATGCCCCAGCTGGTGATGCCGCGGTCGCGCTTGAGCGCCTTCATCACCAGGTGGCCCAGGCTGCCCGCCAGGCACGCCAGCAGGGCCATGCCCAGCGCCTGCCCCGGCTTGAACGGCGTGATGAACGACAGCATGACCCCGGCCACGCCGCCCACCGCCACGCCGCTGGCCCAGCTCAGCCACTGGAAGCTCTGGCTCACCTGCGGCGCCACCGGCTTGTGGGGGAACCGGCGGCCCAGCAGGTGCTGGGCGATCACGCCGGCCTGCACCACCACGACCAGGAAGAACACCAGGAAGGCGCCCTTGCCCTCGTAGCCCGGAAAGTCGAGCAGCAGCAGCGCGGGCACATGGCTCATGCCGTACACGCACACCATGATCCCCCACTGCAGCTTGGCGTTGCGCTCCAGGAAGCGCTCGGGGTCGTTGGCGAGCGCGCTGGCCACTGGCAGCGCGAGAAAGACGTACACCGGGATGAACACCGTGAACAGGTCGAACTTGCGCGTGCCCACGAGGATGAACTGCAGCGGCAGCACCACGAAGAAGGCCAGCACCAGGCTGCGGTGGTCGCCCCGGCGCGTGGGCGAGAGGGTGATGAACTCGCGCAGCGCGAAGAACGCCACGATGGCGAAGAGCACCGTGGCCACGGTATCGCCCAGGGCCCAGCCCACCCAGAACACGGTGGCCATGAACCAAGAGGTCTTGAGCAGGCTCCAGAAGCGCCGCCATTCCTGCTGGTGCGCCTCGTGCTCGGCCTGGTCCTGCACGCCGGTGCCGCGCGCCTCGCGCAGCGTCTGGAAGAAGGCGTAGAGGGTGACCAGCGAGAGCAGGCCAAACATCGCGACGAAGAGCGCGCCGATCTGCTGCGTGGTGGTGAGGTTGCGAAGGAAATCGTTCATCTCAGACCTCCCGCAGCGCGATGACGGCGCGGCGCGCGCGGTCCAGGAACGGGCGGCGCTCCTCGCCGGGCTCGACCTGGATCGGGGCGCCGAAGGTCACCGAGCACAGGATGGGCACGGGCACCACTTCGCCCTTGGGCATCACGCGCTGCACGTTGTGGATCCAGGCCGGCACCAGCACCGCCTGCGGGAACATCAGCGCCAGCTTGTACAGGCCCGACTTGAAGGGCTGGGGCTCGTCGCCGTGGCCGCGCGTGCCCTCGGGAAAGATCACGATCGAATCGCCGCTGGACAGCGCCTGCACCAGCGGGGCCAGCGGGTCGTCGGGCGCGAGCGCGGCGCGCAGGGCTTCGGGCGTCGGCAGCGCGGATTCGGCGGCCGCTTCATGGGGTGCCGGGACCGGGGCTTCCAGCGGAGATCCGCTCTGCGGAATGTAGGCCGCGTTCAGGGCGGTTTGGCCGTCCACCGGGGCCGGCGGGGCGGGGTCCAGGGCGGCCGTTTCGGCGCCGGGCGCCGCCGCTGGCGCCGCGGCAGACGTGCCCGACTGGCGGTCCACGTACACGGCGTTGAACACCGCCGAGGTGATCCAGTGCCGAAAGGGCGTCTTGGTCCAGTAGTCCTTGGCGGCGATGGGGCGGGTGATGCTGCGCAACTCCTGCGGCAGCGCGGCCCAGATCATCACCAGGTCGGCGTGGCTCTGGTGGTTGGCGAAATAGATGCGTTGCTCGGCCTTGGGCGGGCAGCCGTACCAGCGGGCCTGGGAACCGGTGAGAAATCGCACCAGCCCGAGGAGGAAAAGGCTCATCAACTTGGAAAGCATGGCGGCGATGATACGGGGGCGTGGCAAAGGGGCCGCGCCGGCCTGCACCGTGGGCCGGCGGGGCCCCGCCACGGGCCGGCCGCGCACCGGGAAGATTCGTTCTGCGAAGTGGAATTTTCCAAGTTCGCGCTTCCCTTTCGCGAGGCCACTTCTAGACTGTCCGTACCGCTTCACCGCGGCGATTCCGCTAAAAAAGCAGGGAGTTTCTCCATGAACGTTTCGACCACACGCCGCCAGGCCCTGGTTCTGGGTGCCTCGGGCGCCTTGCCCATGCTGGCGAGGGCGCAGGCCGGCGCCGACTTTCCCACCCACCCCGTGCGCCTGATCGTGCCGTTCGCGCCGGGTGGCTCGACCGACATCCTCGGGCGGCTGCTGTCCAAGCACCTGTTCCCCGCCAGCGGCCAGCCGATGGTGGTGGAAAACATGGCCGGCGCGGGCGGCAACCTGGGCGCCGCGCTGGTGGCCCGGTCCCCGGCCGACGGCTACACCCTCGAGATCGGCGCCATGTCCACGCATGCCATGAACGGCAGCCTGTACAAGCAGTTGGCGTTCGATCCGATGAACGATTTCGACACCGTGGCCATGCTGGCCTACGCGATCAACGTCATCGCCGTCTCGCCCAGCGTGCCGGCGCGCACTTTCCCCGAACTGCTGGCCTACATCCGCGCCAACCCGGGCAAGCTCAACTACGCCTCGGGCGGCATCGGCACCCACAACCACCTCACGCTCGCGCTGCTGGCCAAGACGGCGCAACTGGACATCGTGCACGTGCCCTACAAGGGCGGCGGCCCGGCCGTCGCCGCGTTGCTGCAGGGCGAATGCCAGATGTTCGCTGGCGGCGCCTCGCTGCTGCTGCCGCATGCGCAGGCCGGCAAGGTGCGCCTGATCGCCGTTACCGAAAAGACCCGCTCCGACCTGCTGCCCGATGTGCCCAGCGCGGCCGAGACGCTCAAGGGCTTCGAGGTCACCAACTGGTACGGCGTGTTCGCGCCCAAGGGGCTGGATGTGGCGCGCCGCGCCCTCATCAACCACGAGATCAACCGGGTGACCGGCCTGCCCGAGGTCGCCGAGCGGCTCAAGGGCCTGGGCATGGTGCGGGCGCCCGTGGACCCGGTTCAATTGCGCGAGATCCTGCAGGCTGACTACCGGCTGTGGTCTTCCACCATCAAGTCGCTGGGAATTTCCTCCGAATGAACGCCCCACACCCCCTGCCCATGGCGCTGAACAGCGTCGATTGGAATGCCATGGAATGGAAGCCCGTGCGCCACGGCATCGAGCGCAAGGCGTTCGGCAGCGAGCACGTCACGCTCGCGCTGCACCGGCTGCTGCCGGGGCACGAGCCGCGCCCGCATTCCCATCCCCATGAGCAGGTGGTGTACATCCTGGCGGGCCAGATCGACTTCTACGTGGAAGGCCAGGTGGTGCGCCTGGGCCCGGGAAGCCTGCTGGTGGTGCCCCCCAACGCCATGCACCACGGCATCGTGGTGGGCGACGAGCCGGTGCTCAATCTCGACGTCTTCACCCCCGCGCGCCCGGAATACCTGGCATGACGGCGGCCCGCCCCGGCGCCGTCGATGAGGCCCCGTCCCTGCGCGAGCGGCTGGTGGCGGGCGATTTCCTGTTCGCCACGTTCGTGAAGACCACCTCGCACCAGACGGTGGAGGTGCTCGCCGCGACGGGCCTGGATACCCTGGTGCTCGACGCCGAGCATGCGCCCTTCGGGCCGGAGAGCCTGGACCGCAGCCTGCTCGCGGCACGCGCGTGCGCCCTGCCGGTGCTGGTGCGCGTGCCCTATCCGCGCGGCGCGGCCATCCAGCAGGCGCTGGACATGGGCGCGGCCGGGGTGATGGTGCCGCACGTGGACTCCGCCGCCATAGCGCTCGAAGTCGTGCGTGCGGCACGCTACGGCGGCACCCGGGGCTATTCGGCCTCGCCGCGCGCCGGCGGCTACGGCCAGCGGAGCATGGCCGACCACCTGCGGCTGAGCGATGCGCACACCGCGGTGATCGTGCAGATCGAAAGCGGCGAGGCCGTGGCGCAGGCGCGGGAGATCGCGGCCGTGCCGGGCGTCGACTGCCTGTTCATCGGGCCGGCCGACCTGGCCGTGTCCATGGGGGCCGACAGCCCGGGCGACCCGCGCGTGGCCGAGGCCATCGCCCGGGTGTGCGCCGCCGGGCGTGCCGCGCAGTGCGCCGTGGGGTGCTTCGTGTCCGATGCCGCGCAGGTGGCCGGCCTGCGGGCGCTGGGCATCGCTTTCTTCGTCGTGGGCTCCGACCAGGCGCTTTTGCGCGCTGCGGCACGGCAGGCCATGGCGGGCGCGCTGGAATCCATCGCCGCCTGACTCCCTGGTACTACATATTGCGCGGGGTGTATGGCGTGCGCCATACTGCCCAACCCGAGACCGAGAGAGAAACATGAGTACCGAAGTCCGTTCCGTGCAGCGAGCGCTGCTCATCCTTCGCGTGATGAATGAGCGCTCCACCTGGAGCCTGCAGGAGTTGCATCAGCGCACCGGCCTGGCCAAATCGACCCTGCACCGCCTGCTGAGCACACTGGAGTCCGAGAAATACGTGCGCAGCGATCCGCACGCCTATGGGCAATACCAGCTCACGCTCGCCGTGGGCAACCTGAGCAGCGGCATCAACGAAAAGCTGCGCCTGGCCGAAGTGGCCGCGCCGCTGATGATCGCCACCACGCGCCAGATCAAGTGGCCGCTGTCCCTGGGGGTGATCGAAGGGCACCAGATCCGCGTGGTGTTCTGCACCATGCCCTACAGCCCGTACGCGATCCGGCCCTCCAGCCTGGGGCGCCGCTACGAGCTGATCCCGTCCGCGCTGGGCCGCACCTACCTGTCGTTCTGCAGCCGGGCCGAGCGCCGCATCCTGGTGGAGTCGGCCAACCTGAATGGCGACGAAAGCCAGAAGATCACCGACCTGTGGGCGATGCGCAAGATCGTGCAGCAGACGCGGCGCCAGGGCTATGCCATCCGCCACGCGCGCAGCAATGCCGAGAGCACGGCCTTCGCCGTGCCGGTGTTCGGCGGCGGGGTGCTGCGCGGCACGCTGGTGTATTCCACGTTCGCCAGCCAGATGGACGAGCGCATGCTCAAGCGCTTCCTGCCCCTGGTGCAGGCCACGGCGGACCGCATCGGGGAAGAGGCGGCCATCATGCCCGGCCAGTTGGGCGAGGCGCTGAACGGCCCGCACGTCTGACCTGTCCGCTTTGGCAGGGGTGGTGCCGCCACCGCCCCGCTCGTCCCCACGGCCGTTTCAGGGCAGTTCCGCCGAGCCCATGCGTCCCAGGATCACGCGCGTACGGCCGGAGAGGTAGGCCGAGCCCGGCGCCTTCTCGAAGCGCTTGGGCTGCGGCAGCATCACCGCCAGCCGGGCGGCCTCGGCCGCGCTGAGCTTCGAGGCGCTCTTGCGAAAGTAGTGCTGCGCGGCGGCCTCGGCCCCGAACACGCCGTCGCCCCATTCCACGCTGTTGAGGTAGATCTCCAGGATGCGCTGCTTGCTCAGCAGCTGCTCCAGCGCCAGCGTGAGCACGAACTCCTGCCCCTTGCGCAGCAGCGTCCGTTCGCCCGACAGCAGCAGGTTCTTGGCCAGTTGCTGGGTGATGGTGGAGCCGCCGCGGATCTTCGCGGTGCGCACCGGTCGGTCGGGCTGCAGCTCCTGGCGCTTGGCGGCCTGGGCCTCGGCGCGGGCGTTGCGCTCCCAGGCCTTTTCGATCGCGTTCCAGTCCACGCCGTCGTGGTTGACGAAGCCGTCGTCCTCCGAGGCGATCACCGCGCGCTTGAGGGTGTCGGCGATCTGGCCGTAAGGCACCCACTGCTGGCGCCATTGCAGCGAGCCGTGGGCGACCTGGCCCCAGGCCTCCGAGCGCTGGAAGGCGGTGGATTCGGGGTCGATCGCCACCATGGCCGCGATGCGGCCGACGAAGAACACCTGCAGCGCCACGAAGGCCAGCAGCACCAGCCCGATCCAACGCAGCAAGCCTTTCATGGCGCGGTCTCTCTCCAGGGCGGGTCAGTGGCCGGCGGCCATGGCGGCGCGCAGCTCGGCCAGCACCTGGGCCGCGGGCGGGCGCACGCCGCGCCACAGGGCGAACGCCTCGGCCGCCTGCTCCACCAGCATGCCCAGCCCGTCGCGCGGCACCGCGCCGTGGCGGCCGGCCCAGTCCAGGAACCCCTGCGCGGCGGGGCCATACATCATGTCGTAGGCCAGGCTGCCGGCCCGCAGCACGTGGGCCGGCACCGGAATGCCGCCGCCGCCCAGGCTGCTGGCGGTGGCGTTGACGATCACATCAAAATCGGCCTCCAGCGCATGATCTTCTAGGGCGTTTAGCTCTGTTTTTTGTAGCAAAGCGAGATCGGCGTGCGCCTGCACCAGCGCCTGGGCGCGGGCCGCGGTGCGGTTGACCACCACGATGCGGCGCGGCCGTTCGTGCAGCAGCGGCCCCAGCGCCCCGGCCGCCGCGCCGCCCGCGCCCACCAGCAGCACGTCGCTGCCCGCCAGGGGCACGCCGGCGTTGCGCACGATGTCGGCCACCAGGCCCAGGCCGTCGGTGTTGTCGGCGGCGATGCGGCCGTCGTCGCCGAAGGTGAGGGTGTTGGCCGCGCCGGCCAGCCGCACCCGCTCGCTGCCCTGGGCGGCCAGCCGCGCCGCGTCGAGCTTGAAGGGTACGGTCACGTTGCAGCCGCGCCCGCCCGCCGCGGCGAAGTCGGCCAGGGCCTGCGGGAAGCCGTCCAGCGGCACCAGCCGGCGGGCATACGACAGGCGCTCGCCGGTGAGTTCGGCGAAGCGCGCATGGATCCAGGGCGAGCGGCTGTGCTCGACCGGGTTGCCCATCACGCAGTAGGAATCCACGGGCGAAGTCATCGGGGTGTCGTGCGGAAGAAAAGCGGCAAGAAAAGTACGGCGCAGGACGTACGGCGAAGGGGGGCGCGGCGTCAGCGCACGCTGGTTTCCAGCGTCTGGTCGCGCGTGAACTTGAAGCGCGAAACCACAGCGATCTGGTCGGCCTTGGCCCGCATGGCGGGGCCGAACACGCCGAACGGCCCGGCCGAGCGGGCGATGGCCTGGGCGCGGTTGTCGAGCAGGCGGTTGCCCGAGCCCTGCACGATCTCGGTCTCCAGCACCGTGCCGTCGTGGTTGACGGTCACGATCATCGTCAGTTCGCCGTAGAGCTTCTTGCCGCCCTGTTCGGGAAAGTTGTCGGTGCCCTTGTCCTCGATCTTGCGGCGCAGCCCGTCGTAGTAGATCGCGTAGACCTCCTCGCGCGTGGCGGGGCTGATGTAGCGCTTCTTGGGGCGGGCGTTCTCTTCGTTGATGCGCTTTTCGATCTCGGCCAGCAGCTTGATGAGCTGGCGGCGCTTTTCCTCCTGCGCCAGCGCGTCGGCGCTCTGGCTGGGCTGGCGCGGGTCGGGCACCGGCAGGGTGGCCAGCTGCTTGCGCAACTGGGCCAGCAGCTGGCTTTGCTGCTCCTGCATGGCGTCGAGCTTGCGCTGGGCCTCCTCGAAATCGTCGCCCACCGCTGTCAGGGCCGAGTAGGGCAGGGGGCTGGTCGCGCGGCCCTTGGCGGCCTCGCCGCCGCCGGCCAGCGACGACTGCGCGATCGCCTGGGCCTTGTCCGGCCGCTCGCTGGACTTGGCGTTGACCAGGATCACTTCCAGCGGCGTGTCCTGGAAGACGCGGTTGAAGCTCTCGGGGTCGATGAACCGCACCGACAGCAGCACCGCATGCACGGCGATGGACACGCCGAGCGCCAGCTGCAGCGTGCTGAATCGTTGGAAGAAGGCGGGCAGTTTCACGGCGCCCGATTATCCGTGCTGGCGCTGGCGCCGGCCTCGGTTTCGTTCACGTCCACCGCGATGGCGATGGGGCCGGCCACGGCCTCTTCGTCGTCCTCGCCCGCCTCGTCGCCCTGCGGCGCGGCCTCGGCGCTGTCGGCGGGGCTGTCCAGTCGCTCCAGCACCGTGCCGTTCACGTCGAGCGTGATCTCGTCGATCTCACCGAGCTTGACGCGCACCCGCGCGCCGCGCGGCAGGTTCTGCGCGCCCAGCACCGGCAGCACCAGTGGCAGCGTGTCGGCCCGCACGAGGAAGCTCCCCCCGGGGCCTTCCTTGAACACGGTGGCCTCGATCTCGGTGATCTCGTTTTGCTGCAGGTACTGCAGCGTCCAGAAGCGCTCCATGCCGGCCTGGTAGCCGTTGTAGGCGCTGTAGGCCGCATCGAAGCTGCTGATGACGGAGAACAGGTCCGCGTCCTTGGGCTTGAACGGCGCGGCCAGCGCGGCGGTCTTGCCGTGGCGCACGCACGCGATGATCTGCCACTGGTTCACCAGGTCCACGTAGCGGCGCAGCGGCGAGGTCGCCCAGGCGTAGCTCTTGACGCCGATGCCCGCGTGCGGCAGCGCCTTGGTGCCCATGCGCACCTTCACGCCGGGCGCCAGGCTGGCCTGGCTGCGGTAGATGCCGGGCACGCCGTGGTCGGCCAGCAGGCCACCCCAGGTGCTGTTGGCCACGATGGCGGCCTCGGCCACGATCAGGTCCAGCGGGGCGCCGCGCCGGCGCGTGGTGATCGAGACGGTCTCGCGGCCCTGCGGCTCGGCGCCGTCGTTGCCGGTGAGGCGGAAGTTGTAGTCCGGCCGGTTGAAGGTCTCGGGCTTGCCGCGCACCACCTCGCGCTGGGCCTTGAGGCTTTGGGCCAGGCGGTACAGAAACGATAGCTGCCCGCGCAGCTCCAGCAAGCGCTGGGGGGCTTCCGGGGCCTGCACCGTGGGGTCGGTCAGCCAGGCTTCGGTGACGATGTGGTCCAGCTGGTCGTGGCGCAGGTTGGCCGCCACGGGCACGCGTTCCAGCTTGGTTTCGGTGCCGGTGACTTCGAGCGTGGCCTCGTCGATGGTCACGTAGAGCGACACGGCCGGGTTGGCGCGGCCTTCGTCCAGCGTGTAGATCTTCACCACCTCGTCGGGCAGCATGGTGATCTTGTAGCCGGGCATGTACACCGTGGACAGGCGGTTGCGCCCCAGCTGGTCGAGCGGCGTGCCCGGCACGATGGCCAGGCCCGGCGCCGCGATGTGGATGCCCAACACCACGGTGCCGGTGCCCAGGCCCTGCACCGACAGCGCATCGTCGATCTCGGTCGTCTGGGAGTCGTCGATGGAATAGGCCTGCACGGGCGCCAGCGGCAGGTCGTCGGGCGGCTGCGGCGCGGTGATGGCCGCAAAGCCGGTGCCCTTGGGAAAGTTGTCGAACAGGAAGCGCTTCCAGTGGAACTGGTAGGCCGAGTCGATGGCGCCGGCCCGTTGCAGCAGATCGAGCGGCGGCAGGTGGGTGGCGCGGCTGGCCTCCACCACGGCCTTGTACTCGGGCGCGTTCTTGTCGGGCCGGAACAGGATCTTGTAGAGTTGCTCGCGGATGGGCTGCGGGCACTCGCCCCGGCCGAGCTGCTCGGCCCAGTCGGCGATCTGCTGCAGCACGAGCTTCTTTTTCTCGATGGCGGCCAGCGCCTGCTGCAGGATCTCGGCCGGCGCCTTCTTGAAGCGGCCCTTGCCCGCGCGGCGGAAGTAGTGCGGCGCCTCGTACAGCGCGAACAGCGCGCCGGCCTGCTGGACGAGGGTGGCGTTCTCGGAAAAATAGTCCCGCGCCAGGTCGGCGAAGCCGAATTCGTCCTCGGGGGCGAACTCCCAGGCCAGGTCGAGCTCGATCGACGCGGCCACGGCCTGCGCCTGGGCGAGCATCTCGGCCGGGGCGGGTTTTTCGAACCGGATCAGCAGGTGGGCGGCCTTGACCTTCACCCGTTTGCCCGAGTCGAGCTCGATCTGGGCGGAGCTTTCGGCCTCGGAAAGGATGCGTCCGGCGAGAAATTTGCCGGCTTCTTCAAACAATGCATGCATGGGCGGGATTGTCCCATGGGCGCCCGAGGGGCCGAACGGGCGGCCCTGCCTATGATCGGCCCTTTGCCTCGGCCAACCGCCCCATGCCTTTGTTCAACGCTTTCGCCGCCGCGCTGGCCACCGTGGCCGTGGCGCTGCCGTTCCTGTTCGCGCACACCCAGGCGCCGCTGTCCAATTTCTGGCCGCTGATGGTGTCGGGCGCGTGCGCCCTTGTGCTGGCGGGCCTGGCGATCGGCGCGGCCCGGGTGCCGCCGGCCCGGGGCGGGCTGCGCCGCGGGGCCGCCTGGGTGCTGGCGGGCGGGCTGGTGCTGGCGGCGGTGTTGGCCTCCGGGGTGGGGCTGGTGCAGTTCTTCTGGGGCGACGTGGGCGCGGCGCCGTGGATCTACCCCTCCACGCCGGGGCT
This region of Acidovorax sp. GBBC 1281 genomic DNA includes:
- a CDS encoding energy transducer TonB — protein: MKLPAFFQRFSTLQLALGVSIAVHAVLLSVRFIDPESFNRVFQDTPLEVILVNAKSSERPDKAQAIAQSSLAGGGEAAKGRATSPLPYSALTAVGDDFEEAQRKLDAMQEQQSQLLAQLRKQLATLPVPDPRQPSQSADALAQEEKRRQLIKLLAEIEKRINEENARPKKRYISPATREEVYAIYYDGLRRKIEDKGTDNFPEQGGKKLYGELTMIVTVNHDGTVLETEIVQGSGNRLLDNRAQAIARSAGPFGVFGPAMRAKADQIAVVSRFKFTRDQTLETSVR
- the aroE gene encoding shikimate dehydrogenase, with translation MTSPVDSYCVMGNPVEHSRSPWIHARFAELTGERLSYARRLVPLDGFPQALADFAAAGGRGCNVTVPFKLDAARLAAQGSERVRLAGAANTLTFGDDGRIAADNTDGLGLVADIVRNAGVPLAGSDVLLVGAGGAAAGALGPLLHERPRRIVVVNRTAARAQALVQAHADLALLQKTELNALEDHALEADFDVIVNATASSLGGGGIPVPAHVLRAGSLAYDMMYGPAAQGFLDWAGRHGAVPRDGLGMLVEQAAEAFALWRGVRPPAAQVLAELRAAMAAGH
- a CDS encoding ribonuclease catalytic domain-containing protein; this encodes MHALFEEAGKFLAGRILSEAESSAQIELDSGKRVKVKAAHLLIRFEKPAPAEMLAQAQAVAASIELDLAWEFAPEDEFGFADLARDYFSENATLVQQAGALFALYEAPHYFRRAGKGRFKKAPAEILQQALAAIEKKKLVLQQIADWAEQLGRGECPQPIREQLYKILFRPDKNAPEYKAVVEASRATHLPPLDLLQRAGAIDSAYQFHWKRFLFDNFPKGTGFAAITAPQPPDDLPLAPVQAYSIDDSQTTEIDDALSVQGLGTGTVVLGIHIAAPGLAIVPGTPLDQLGRNRLSTVYMPGYKITMLPDEVVKIYTLDEGRANPAVSLYVTIDEATLEVTGTETKLERVPVAANLRHDQLDHIVTEAWLTDPTVQAPEAPQRLLELRGQLSFLYRLAQSLKAQREVVRGKPETFNRPDYNFRLTGNDGAEPQGRETVSITTRRRGAPLDLIVAEAAIVANSTWGGLLADHGVPGIYRSQASLAPGVKVRMGTKALPHAGIGVKSYAWATSPLRRYVDLVNQWQIIACVRHGKTAALAAPFKPKDADLFSVISSFDAAYSAYNGYQAGMERFWTLQYLQQNEITEIEATVFKEGPGGSFLVRADTLPLVLPVLGAQNLPRGARVRVKLGEIDEITLDVNGTVLERLDSPADSAEAAPQGDEAGEDDEEAVAGPIAIAVDVNETEAGASASTDNRAP